One Streptomyces sp. R28 DNA window includes the following coding sequences:
- a CDS encoding ABC transporter permease: MASTESTAVKDGNDLDGVEAGLDALEAVQTSRTPLRETLIRKVLPPVTAIALVLVVWQLLVWAEVAPEFKLPSPSDVWGEVRKSWLQGTLLDYIWTSVSRGLLGFLMALAIGTPLGLLVARVRFVRAAIGPILSGLQSLPSVAWVAPAVLWLGLNNSMMYAVILLGAVPSIANGLVSGVDQVPPLFLRAGRTLGATGLKGTWHIVMPAALPGYLAGLKQGWAFSWRSLMAAEIIASHPDLGVGLGQLLENGRNNSSMSMVFFAILLILVVGIAIELLIFSPLERWVLRSRGLLARS, from the coding sequence ATGGCCAGCACTGAGTCGACCGCCGTCAAGGACGGCAACGATCTCGACGGAGTCGAAGCGGGCCTGGACGCCCTGGAGGCGGTCCAGACGAGCCGTACGCCGCTGCGCGAGACCCTCATCCGCAAGGTGCTGCCGCCCGTCACCGCGATCGCGCTGGTGCTGGTGGTCTGGCAGCTGCTGGTGTGGGCCGAGGTCGCGCCCGAGTTCAAGCTGCCCTCACCGTCCGACGTATGGGGCGAGGTCCGCAAATCCTGGCTCCAGGGAACCCTCCTCGACTACATCTGGACGTCCGTCTCACGCGGTCTGCTCGGCTTCCTCATGGCGCTCGCCATCGGCACGCCGCTCGGTTTGCTGGTCGCCCGGGTGAGGTTCGTCCGCGCGGCCATCGGCCCCATCCTGTCCGGCCTGCAGTCGCTGCCGTCGGTGGCCTGGGTGGCGCCCGCCGTGCTCTGGCTCGGCCTGAACAACTCGATGATGTACGCCGTCATCCTGCTCGGCGCGGTCCCCTCCATCGCCAACGGCCTGGTGTCCGGCGTCGACCAGGTGCCGCCGCTGTTCCTGCGAGCGGGCCGCACGCTGGGCGCGACGGGCCTGAAGGGCACCTGGCACATCGTGATGCCGGCCGCGCTGCCCGGCTATCTGGCGGGCCTGAAGCAGGGCTGGGCCTTCTCCTGGCGGTCGCTGATGGCCGCCGAGATCATCGCCTCCCACCCCGATCTGGGCGTGGGCCTGGGCCAGTTGCTGGAGAACGGGCGCAACAACAGTTCCATGTCCATGGTCTTCTTCGCGATCCTTCTCATCCTGGTCGTCGGCATCGCCATCGAGCTGCTGATCTTCAGCCCGCTGGAGCGGTGGGTGCTGCGCAGCCGCGGTCTGCTGGCAAGGAGCTGA
- a CDS encoding ABC transporter ATP-binding protein: MATALAKAADTDVSVEHAARIDHVSKSFAGPAGQQLVLDDITLDVAPGEFVTLLGASGCGKSTLLNLVAGLDKPSAGSITTDGRPALMFQEHALFPWLTAGKNIELALKLRGVAKDERRERAEELLELVRLKGAYGKRVHELSGGMRQRVALARALAQDSKLLLMDEPFAALDAITRDVLHDELTRIWRETQLSVLFVTHNVREAVRLAQRVVLLSSRPGRIAREWTVGIPQPRRIEDTAVAELSREITEELRGEIRRHGQH, translated from the coding sequence ATGGCAACCGCCCTCGCCAAGGCCGCCGACACGGATGTGTCGGTGGAGCACGCCGCGCGTATCGACCACGTCTCGAAGTCGTTCGCCGGCCCCGCCGGGCAGCAGCTCGTCCTCGACGACATCACGCTCGATGTCGCGCCCGGCGAGTTCGTCACCCTCCTCGGGGCGTCCGGCTGCGGCAAGTCGACGCTGCTGAACCTGGTGGCGGGGCTGGACAAACCGAGCGCGGGCAGCATCACGACCGACGGCCGGCCGGCGCTGATGTTCCAGGAGCACGCCCTCTTCCCGTGGCTGACCGCGGGCAAGAACATCGAACTCGCCCTCAAGCTCAGGGGCGTCGCCAAGGACGAGCGGCGCGAGCGGGCCGAGGAGCTCCTCGAACTCGTCCGGCTGAAGGGCGCGTACGGCAAGCGGGTGCACGAGCTGTCCGGCGGTATGCGCCAGCGCGTCGCCCTGGCGCGGGCGCTCGCCCAGGACAGCAAGCTGCTGCTGATGGACGAGCCGTTCGCCGCGCTCGACGCCATCACCCGTGACGTGCTGCACGACGAGCTGACCCGCATCTGGCGCGAGACGCAGCTGTCGGTCCTCTTCGTCACGCACAACGTGCGTGAGGCGGTGCGCCTCGCCCAGCGCGTCGTGCTGCTGTCCTCCCGCCCGGGCCGCATCGCGCGCGAGTGGACGGTCGGCATCCCGCAGCCGCGCCGCATCGAGGACACCGCCGTGGCGGAGCTGTCCCGGGAGATCACCGAAGAACTGCGTGGGGAGATCCGCCGCCATGGCCAGCACTGA
- a CDS encoding aliphatic sulfonate ABC transporter substrate-binding protein has translation MPATPALRRTLAVLAALPLLALAACGYGSQAKENTEQAIAGAPKVDGLDSVKIGYFGNLTHATPLVGRQEGLFQKELGGTTAQYVPFNAGPSEIEALNSKSIDIGWIGPSPAVNGYIKAGGKNLRIISGSASGGVKLVVDPEKIKSLKDVKGKRIATPQLGNTQDVAFLNWVSEQGWKVDAQSGAGDVSVVRTDNKVVPDAYRSGSIDGAWVPEPTASKLVAEGGKVLLDEADLWPDKKFVITNVIVSQSFLKDHPKAVEAVLRASVKINQWIDDNPEKAKAAANAQLKADTGKALPADVLDPAWQSIHVTDDPLAATLGTEAEHAVKAGLLQKPDLTGIYDLTPLNKVLKAEGEPEVDDAGLGTKS, from the coding sequence GTGCCTGCCACCCCCGCCCTGCGCCGGACCCTCGCCGTCCTGGCCGCGCTGCCGCTGCTGGCCCTCGCGGCCTGCGGCTACGGCTCGCAGGCCAAGGAGAACACCGAGCAGGCCATAGCCGGGGCGCCCAAGGTCGACGGCCTGGACTCGGTGAAGATCGGCTACTTCGGGAACCTCACCCACGCCACCCCGCTGGTCGGCCGGCAGGAGGGGCTGTTCCAGAAGGAGCTGGGCGGCACGACGGCGCAGTACGTCCCGTTCAACGCCGGTCCCTCGGAGATCGAGGCGCTGAACTCCAAGTCCATCGACATCGGCTGGATCGGCCCCTCCCCCGCCGTCAACGGCTACATCAAGGCGGGCGGCAAGAACCTGCGCATCATCTCCGGTTCGGCGTCGGGCGGTGTGAAGCTCGTCGTCGACCCGGAGAAGATCAAGTCCCTGAAGGACGTCAAGGGCAAGAGGATCGCCACGCCGCAGCTCGGCAACACCCAGGACGTGGCGTTCCTCAACTGGGTCTCCGAGCAGGGCTGGAAGGTCGACGCGCAGAGCGGCGCGGGTGACGTCTCCGTCGTCCGCACCGACAACAAGGTCGTCCCGGACGCCTACCGGTCCGGCTCGATCGACGGTGCCTGGGTGCCCGAGCCGACCGCGTCCAAGCTGGTCGCCGAGGGCGGCAAGGTGCTCCTCGACGAGGCCGACCTGTGGCCGGACAAGAAGTTCGTGATCACGAACGTCATCGTGTCGCAGAGCTTCCTGAAGGATCACCCGAAGGCCGTGGAGGCCGTACTGCGCGCCTCCGTGAAGATCAACCAGTGGATCGACGACAACCCGGAGAAGGCGAAGGCCGCGGCGAACGCGCAGCTGAAGGCCGACACCGGCAAGGCGCTGCCGGCCGACGTGCTCGACCCGGCGTGGCAGTCCATCCACGTCACGGACGACCCGCTGGCGGCCACGCTCGGCACCGAGGCCGAGCACGCGGTCAAGGCGGGGCTGCTGCAGAAGCCGGACCTGACCGGCATCTACGACCTGACGCCGCTGAACAAGGTCCTCAAGGCCGAGGGTGAACCCGAGGTCGACGACGCCGGTCTCGGCACGAAGTCGTGA
- a CDS encoding sulfate adenylyltransferase subunit 1, translating into MSTTTTEELSATTLLRFATAGSVDDGKSTLVGRLLHDSKSILTDQLEAVERASASRGQEAPDLALLTDGLRAEREQGITIDVAYRYFATPRRRFILADTPGHVQYTRNMVTGASTAELTVILVDARNGVVEQTRRHAAIAALLRVPHVVLAVNKMDLVDYQESIFAAIAEEFTAYALELGVPEITAIPISALAGDNVVDPSANMDWYGGPTFLEHLETVPVTHDLSHCHARLPVQYVIRPQTAEHPDYRGYAGQIAAGSFRVGESVTVLPSGRKSKISGIDLLGEPVDIAWTTQSVTVLLEDDIDISRGDLLVPTKDAPPTTQDIEATVCHVADAPLTVNHRVLLKHGTRTVKAIVKDIPSRLTLDDLSLHPHPGQLVANDIGRVKIRTAEPLPVDSYADSRRTGSFILIDPNDGTTLTAGMVGESFASPEPVKDEAEDDGWDF; encoded by the coding sequence ATGAGCACGACCACGACCGAGGAGCTCTCGGCCACGACCCTGCTGCGGTTCGCCACCGCGGGCTCCGTCGACGACGGCAAGTCCACCCTCGTCGGCCGGCTGCTGCACGACTCCAAGTCGATCCTCACCGACCAGCTGGAGGCCGTCGAGCGCGCCTCCGCGAGCCGCGGCCAGGAGGCCCCGGACCTCGCGCTGCTGACGGACGGCCTGCGCGCCGAGCGCGAGCAGGGCATCACGATCGACGTGGCGTACCGTTACTTCGCCACGCCCCGGCGCCGGTTCATCCTCGCCGACACGCCCGGACATGTGCAGTACACGCGCAACATGGTCACGGGCGCTTCGACGGCCGAGCTGACGGTGATCCTGGTCGACGCCCGCAACGGCGTCGTCGAGCAGACCCGCCGGCATGCCGCCATCGCCGCTCTCCTGCGCGTGCCGCACGTGGTGCTGGCCGTGAACAAGATGGACCTGGTCGACTACCAGGAGTCCATCTTCGCCGCGATCGCCGAGGAGTTCACGGCGTACGCGCTGGAGCTGGGCGTCCCGGAGATCACCGCGATCCCGATCTCGGCGCTGGCCGGCGACAACGTGGTGGACCCGTCCGCGAACATGGACTGGTACGGCGGGCCGACCTTCCTGGAGCACCTGGAGACGGTCCCGGTCACCCACGACCTGAGCCACTGCCACGCCCGGCTGCCCGTGCAGTACGTGATCCGCCCGCAGACCGCCGAGCACCCCGACTACCGGGGGTACGCCGGCCAGATCGCCGCCGGTTCCTTCCGCGTCGGCGAGTCGGTCACCGTGCTGCCGTCGGGCCGGAAGTCGAAGATCTCCGGCATCGACCTGCTGGGCGAGCCGGTCGACATCGCGTGGACCACCCAGTCGGTGACCGTCCTGCTGGAGGACGACATCGACATCTCGCGCGGCGACCTGCTCGTGCCGACCAAGGACGCGCCCCCGACCACGCAGGACATCGAGGCCACCGTCTGCCACGTCGCCGATGCCCCGCTGACCGTCAACCACCGCGTGCTGCTCAAGCACGGCACCCGCACGGTCAAGGCGATCGTCAAGGACATCCCGTCCCGGCTCACGCTCGACGACCTGTCCCTGCACCCGCACCCGGGACAGCTCGTCGCCAACGACATCGGCCGGGTGAAGATCCGCACCGCCGAGCCGCTGCCGGTCGACTCCTACGCCGACTCGCGCCGCACGGGCTCCTTCATCCTGATCGACCCGAACGACGGCACCACGCTCACCGCGGGCATGGTCGGCGAGTCGTTCGCCTCGCCCGAGCCGGTCAAGGACGAGGCCGAGGACGACGGGTGGGACTTCTGA
- the cysD gene encoding sulfate adenylyltransferase subunit CysD, giving the protein MTTTVATVKGGEDGTASPYALSHLDALESEAVHIFREVAGEFERPVILFSGGKDSIVMLHLALKAFAPAAIPFSLLHVDTGHNFPEVLEYRDRVVAAHGLRLHVASVQDYIDRGVLKERPDGTRNPLQTLPLTEKIQSEKFDAVFGGGRRDEEKARAKERVFSLRDEFSQWDPRRQRPELWNLYNGRHAPGEHVRVFPLSNWTELDVWQYIAREGIELPEIYFAHEREVFKRAGMWLTAGEWGGPKDGETVEKRLVRYRTVGDMSCTGAVDSDAVSLEQVITEIAASRLTERGATRADDKMSEAAMEDRKREGYF; this is encoded by the coding sequence ATGACGACGACCGTCGCCACGGTGAAGGGGGGCGAGGATGGCACGGCCTCCCCGTACGCCCTCTCGCACCTGGACGCGCTGGAGTCCGAGGCGGTGCACATCTTCCGCGAGGTGGCGGGCGAGTTCGAGCGGCCGGTGATCCTGTTCTCCGGCGGCAAGGACTCCATCGTCATGCTGCACCTCGCGCTGAAGGCGTTCGCCCCGGCCGCGATCCCCTTCTCGCTGCTGCACGTGGACACCGGGCACAACTTCCCCGAGGTCCTCGAGTACCGGGACCGTGTGGTGGCCGCACATGGGCTGCGGCTCCATGTGGCCTCCGTACAGGACTACATCGACCGGGGTGTGCTCAAGGAGCGCCCGGACGGCACCCGTAACCCGCTGCAGACGCTGCCGCTGACGGAGAAGATCCAGAGCGAGAAGTTCGACGCGGTGTTCGGCGGCGGGCGCCGGGACGAGGAGAAGGCGCGGGCCAAGGAGCGCGTCTTCTCGCTGCGGGACGAGTTCTCGCAGTGGGACCCGCGCCGGCAGCGGCCGGAGCTGTGGAACCTCTACAACGGCCGCCACGCCCCCGGCGAGCACGTCCGCGTGTTCCCGCTGTCCAACTGGACCGAGCTGGACGTCTGGCAGTACATCGCCCGCGAGGGCATCGAGCTGCCGGAGATCTACTTCGCGCACGAGCGCGAGGTCTTCAAGCGGGCCGGCATGTGGCTGACCGCCGGTGAGTGGGGCGGGCCGAAGGACGGCGAGACGGTCGAGAAGCGGCTCGTCCGCTACCGGACCGTGGGCGACATGTCCTGCACCGGTGCCGTCGACTCGGACGCGGTGAGCCTGGAGCAGGTCATCACCGAGATCGCCGCGTCCCGGCTCACCGAGCGGGGCGCGACCCGCGCCGACGACAAGATGTCCGAGGCCGCGATGGAAGACCGTAAGCGCGAGGGGTACTTCTAA
- the cysC gene encoding adenylyl-sulfate kinase, with protein sequence MTSGATVWLTGLPSAGKTTIAYELAGRLREEGHRVEVLDGDEIREFISAGLGFSREDRHTNVQRIGFLAELLARNGVKALVPVIAPYADSRDAVRKRHQEGGAPYLEIHVATPVEVCSVRDVKGLYAKQAAGELSGLTGVDDPYEQPESPDLRIESQNQTVQESAASVYALLSERGLA encoded by the coding sequence GTGACGAGCGGAGCCACCGTCTGGCTCACCGGTCTGCCGAGCGCCGGCAAGACCACCATCGCCTACGAGCTGGCCGGCCGGCTCCGCGAAGAGGGCCACCGCGTCGAGGTGCTCGACGGCGACGAGATCCGCGAGTTCATCTCGGCGGGCCTCGGCTTCAGCCGCGAGGACCGGCACACCAACGTGCAGCGCATCGGCTTCCTCGCCGAACTGCTCGCCCGTAACGGCGTCAAGGCGCTCGTCCCGGTGATCGCGCCCTACGCCGACAGCCGTGACGCGGTGCGCAAGCGCCACCAGGAGGGCGGGGCACCGTACCTGGAGATCCACGTGGCGACTCCGGTCGAGGTGTGCTCCGTACGCGATGTGAAGGGTCTGTACGCCAAGCAGGCCGCGGGCGAGCTGAGCGGGCTGACCGGGGTCGACGACCCGTACGAGCAGCCCGAGTCGCCCGACCTGCGCATCGAGTCCCAGAACCAGACCGTGCAGGAGTCCGCGGCGTCGGTGTACGCCCTGCTCAGCGAAAGGGGACTGGCATGA
- a CDS encoding phosphoadenylyl-sulfate reductase: MTAIQEERTTEDLKALAEQAGRDLEDASALEILQWATDTFGKRFCVTSSMEDAVVAHLASRAMPGVDVVFLDTGYHFEETIGTRDAVEAVMDVNVITLTPRQTVAEQDAEYGPKLHDRDPDLCCKLRKVEPLERGLKGYVAWATGLRRDESPTRANTPVVGWDEKRRKVKISPIARWTQDDVDAYVTEHGVLTNPLLMDGYASVGCAPCTRRVLAGEDARAGRWAGNAKTECGLHG; this comes from the coding sequence ATGACCGCGATTCAGGAAGAGCGCACGACCGAGGATCTGAAGGCGCTCGCCGAGCAGGCGGGCCGTGACCTGGAGGACGCCTCCGCACTGGAGATCCTCCAGTGGGCGACCGACACGTTCGGCAAGCGCTTCTGCGTGACCTCGTCGATGGAGGACGCGGTGGTCGCCCACCTCGCCTCCCGCGCGATGCCCGGCGTGGACGTCGTGTTCCTCGACACCGGCTACCACTTCGAGGAAACCATCGGCACCCGCGACGCGGTCGAGGCCGTGATGGACGTCAACGTCATCACCCTCACCCCGCGCCAGACGGTCGCCGAGCAGGACGCCGAGTACGGCCCGAAGCTGCACGACCGCGACCCCGACCTGTGCTGCAAGCTGCGCAAGGTCGAGCCGCTGGAGCGGGGCCTGAAGGGCTACGTGGCCTGGGCGACCGGGCTGCGCCGCGACGAGTCCCCGACCCGGGCGAACACCCCGGTCGTCGGCTGGGACGAGAAGCGCCGGAAGGTCAAGATCTCCCCGATCGCCCGCTGGACCCAGGACGACGTGGACGCCTACGTCACCGAGCACGGCGTCCTCACCAATCCGCTGCTGATGGACGGCTACGCCTCCGTCGGCTGCGCGCCCTGCACCCGCCGGGTCCTGGCGGGCGAGGACGCGCGCGCCGGCCGCTGGGCGGGCAACGCCAAGACCGAGTGCGGGCTGCACGGCTGA
- a CDS encoding nitrite/sulfite reductase, producing MAATPQKPAATTPRRKVSRHRGEGQWAAGHYTPLNGNEQFKKDDDGLNVRTRIETIYSKRGFDSIDPNDLRGRMRWWGLYTQRKPGIDGGKTAILEPEELDDKYFMLRVRIDGGRLTTQQLRVIGEISQEFARGSADITDRQNIQLHWIRIEDVPEIWERLEAVGLSTTEACGDCPRVVIGSPVAGIAEDEIIDGTWAIDEIHERYIGSKEFSNLPRKFKTAISGSPLLDVVHEINDVAFVGVEHPEHGPGFDVWVGGGLSTNPKIGVRLGAWVPLDEVPDVWAGVIGIFRDYGYRRLRTKARLKFLVADWGPEKFRQILEDEYLKRKLADGPAPAEPTERWRDHVGVHRQKDGRFYVGFAPRVGRVDGATLTKIAEVAEAHGSGRVRTTVEQKMIVLDVEEAQVEPLVEALEALDLTAKPSPFRRGTMACTGIEYCKLAIVETKARGAALIDELERRIPDFDEPLTINLNGCPNACARIQVADIGLKGQLVLNDQGEQVEGYQVHLGGALGLEAGFGRKVRGLKVTSDELPDYVERVLKRFQDEREDGERFATWAARASEEALS from the coding sequence ATGGCCGCCACCCCGCAGAAACCTGCCGCCACGACTCCCCGCCGCAAGGTGAGCCGTCACCGCGGTGAGGGTCAGTGGGCCGCGGGGCACTACACCCCGCTCAACGGCAACGAACAGTTCAAGAAGGACGACGACGGTCTCAATGTGCGGACACGCATTGAGACGATCTACTCCAAGCGCGGCTTCGACTCGATCGACCCCAACGACCTGCGCGGCCGTATGCGCTGGTGGGGCCTCTACACCCAGCGCAAGCCCGGGATCGACGGCGGCAAGACCGCGATCCTGGAGCCGGAGGAGCTGGACGACAAGTACTTCATGCTGCGGGTGCGGATCGACGGCGGACGCCTCACCACCCAGCAGCTGCGGGTGATCGGTGAGATCTCGCAGGAGTTCGCGCGCGGCAGCGCGGACATCACCGACCGGCAGAACATCCAGCTGCACTGGATCCGCATCGAGGACGTGCCGGAGATCTGGGAGCGCCTGGAGGCCGTCGGGCTGTCCACGACCGAGGCCTGCGGCGACTGCCCGCGCGTCGTCATCGGCTCGCCGGTCGCCGGTATCGCCGAGGACGAGATCATCGACGGCACCTGGGCCATCGACGAGATCCACGAGCGCTACATCGGCAGCAAGGAGTTCTCCAACCTGCCGCGCAAGTTCAAGACGGCGATCTCCGGCTCCCCGCTGCTCGACGTGGTCCACGAGATCAACGACGTCGCGTTCGTCGGCGTCGAGCACCCCGAGCACGGCCCCGGCTTCGACGTGTGGGTCGGCGGGGGCCTCTCCACCAACCCGAAGATCGGCGTCCGGCTCGGCGCCTGGGTCCCGCTGGACGAGGTCCCGGACGTCTGGGCGGGCGTGATCGGCATCTTCCGCGACTACGGCTACCGGCGGCTGCGTACGAAGGCCCGCCTGAAGTTCCTGGTCGCGGACTGGGGCCCGGAGAAGTTCCGCCAGATCCTGGAGGACGAGTACCTCAAGCGGAAGCTGGCCGACGGCCCCGCGCCCGCCGAGCCCACCGAGCGCTGGCGCGACCACGTCGGTGTGCACCGGCAGAAGGACGGCCGTTTCTACGTCGGTTTCGCGCCGCGCGTCGGCCGTGTCGACGGCGCCACGCTCACGAAGATCGCCGAGGTCGCCGAGGCCCACGGCTCGGGCCGGGTCCGGACCACCGTCGAGCAGAAGATGATCGTCCTCGACGTCGAGGAGGCGCAGGTCGAGCCGCTGGTCGAGGCCCTGGAGGCACTGGACCTGACCGCCAAGCCCTCCCCGTTCCGGCGCGGCACCATGGCCTGCACCGGCATCGAGTACTGCAAGCTCGCCATCGTCGAGACCAAGGCGCGCGGCGCCGCGCTGATCGACGAGCTGGAGCGCCGCATCCCGGACTTCGACGAGCCGCTCACCATCAACCTCAACGGCTGCCCGAACGCCTGCGCCCGTATCCAGGTGGCGGACATCGGTCTCAAGGGCCAGCTGGTCCTGAACGACCAGGGCGAGCAGGTCGAGGGCTACCAGGTGCACCTGGGTGGCGCGCTCGGCCTGGAGGCCGGGTTCGGGCGCAAGGTGCGTGGCCTGAAGGTCACCTCCGACGAGCTGCCCGACTACGTCGAGCGGGTCCTCAAGCGCTTCCAGGACGAGCGTGAGGACGGCGAGCGGTTCGCCACCTGGGCCGCGCGCGCCTCCGAGGAGGCCCTCTCATGA
- a CDS encoding putative leader peptide — protein sequence MSGTGIALVSRRHVDLGRMSSAICPAR from the coding sequence ATGTCTGGAACTGGGATCGCCTTGGTGAGTCGACGGCACGTCGACCTCGGCCGCATGTCCAGCGCCATCTGTCCGGCGCGCTGA
- a CDS encoding GNAT family N-acetyltransferase, protein MTNIPVTTWSLEQTSPTDLLPAAAPEGDLRIVRAEVPSPEFSRFLYASVGGDILWLDRLGWTYAQWQEYVARPGVETWVAYDRGTPAGYVELEPQDDGDVEIVYFGLIPAFRGRRFGGHLLAYGAARAWDLAERWPGLAPTKRVWLHTCSKDGEHAMDNYLRRGFKLFDTKVEEEAEAAPTGPWPGAYPV, encoded by the coding sequence ATGACCAACATCCCCGTGACCACCTGGTCCCTGGAGCAGACCTCCCCTACGGACCTCCTGCCGGCCGCCGCCCCGGAGGGGGACCTGCGGATCGTGCGGGCCGAGGTGCCCTCGCCCGAGTTCAGCCGGTTTCTGTACGCGTCGGTCGGCGGGGACATCCTCTGGCTGGACCGGCTCGGCTGGACGTACGCGCAGTGGCAGGAGTATGTGGCGCGTCCGGGTGTCGAGACGTGGGTCGCCTACGACCGGGGGACGCCCGCGGGGTATGTGGAGCTGGAGCCGCAGGACGACGGGGACGTGGAGATCGTCTACTTCGGCCTGATCCCGGCCTTCCGCGGACGCCGGTTCGGCGGGCACCTGCTGGCGTACGGCGCCGCCCGCGCCTGGGATCTCGCGGAGCGCTGGCCGGGGCTGGCCCCAACGAAGCGGGTGTGGCTGCATACGTGCAGCAAGGACGGGGAGCACGCCATGGACAACTATCTGCGCCGTGGCTTCAAGCTCTTCGACACCAAGGTCGAGGAGGAGGCCGAGGCGGCACCGACCGGCCCATGGCCGGGGGCGTACCCTGTCTGA
- a CDS encoding GAF domain-containing protein — protein sequence MALSPTDVTQLAAVDSARAARVLSDVRSATLSGRRAPVAPRPVIEQSWSRMLRSGVDPDRDFRSGLLSREEVQRRRETTTLRHVLPVLREGLLSVADIAHHIMVVADDEGRVLWREGNSSVLRKADGLGFELGADWRESVVGTNGVGTPAVVRRPVQVFASEHFQRSQTAWTCTGAPITDPRDGRLIGVVDISGPLETMHPATLAWVDSVAKLAEARLREVHLTSLERLRAVAAPVLARLAGRALVVDRDGWTAAVTGMPYAHRIALPKSLSPGRRWLPPLGLCSVEPLAGGWLLRAADEPVPPGATRIALNLTQARRWSVTVSGSAGSWSHELSPRHAELLYLLALHRAGRSAAGLAEDMFGDAGRTVTVRAEMSRVRRYLGGFLEHRPYRFREDAEIEVLLPDDPRDLLPHSTAPAVVRGRISADLA from the coding sequence GTGGCGCTCTCGCCGACGGACGTGACGCAGCTCGCCGCCGTGGACTCGGCTCGGGCGGCGCGCGTACTCAGCGACGTCCGCTCCGCCACGCTCTCCGGCCGGCGCGCGCCCGTCGCGCCGCGCCCGGTGATCGAGCAGTCCTGGTCACGCATGCTGCGCAGCGGTGTCGATCCCGACCGCGACTTCCGGTCCGGGCTGCTGTCCCGCGAGGAGGTGCAGCGGCGCCGGGAGACCACCACGCTCAGACATGTCCTGCCGGTGCTGCGCGAGGGGCTGCTGTCGGTCGCCGACATCGCCCACCACATCATGGTCGTCGCCGACGACGAGGGCCGGGTGCTGTGGCGGGAGGGCAACTCCTCCGTGCTGCGCAAGGCCGACGGCCTCGGCTTCGAACTCGGCGCCGACTGGCGCGAAAGCGTCGTCGGCACCAACGGGGTGGGCACTCCTGCGGTGGTGCGCCGACCCGTGCAGGTCTTCGCCTCCGAGCACTTCCAGCGCTCGCAGACCGCCTGGACCTGTACCGGCGCCCCCATCACGGACCCGCGGGACGGCCGGCTGATCGGCGTGGTGGACATCAGCGGACCGCTGGAGACCATGCACCCGGCCACGCTCGCCTGGGTCGACTCGGTGGCCAAGCTCGCCGAGGCCCGGCTGCGCGAGGTGCATCTGACCTCGCTGGAGCGGCTGCGCGCGGTGGCGGCGCCGGTGCTGGCCCGGCTGGCCGGGCGGGCCCTGGTGGTGGACCGGGACGGCTGGACCGCCGCGGTGACCGGGATGCCGTACGCGCACCGGATCGCGCTGCCCAAATCCCTGTCGCCGGGCCGACGGTGGCTGCCGCCGCTCGGCCTGTGCTCGGTGGAACCGCTGGCCGGCGGCTGGCTGCTGCGGGCCGCCGACGAGCCGGTGCCGCCCGGGGCGACGCGGATCGCCCTGAACCTGACGCAGGCGCGCCGCTGGTCGGTGACGGTCTCCGGCAGCGCGGGTTCCTGGAGCCATGAACTGAGCCCCCGGCACGCCGAGTTGCTGTACCTGCTGGCCCTGCACCGCGCCGGGCGCAGCGCGGCGGGGCTGGCCGAGGACATGTTCGGCGACGCGGGCCGTACGGTGACGGTGCGCGCCGAGATGTCGCGGGTGCGGCGCTATCTCGGGGGGTTCCTGGAGCATCGGCCGTACCGCTTCCGCGAGGACGCGGAGATCGAGGTGCTGCTGCCGGACGACCCGCGCGATCTGCTGCCGCACTCGACGGCACCGGCGGTGGTGCGGGGGCGGATCTCGGCCGATCTGGCCTGA